A single genomic interval of Ramlibacter sp. harbors:
- a CDS encoding LemA family protein → MKRWLATLLAALLTSVMLTGCGYNDFQRLDEQTKAAWSEVLNQYQRRADLVPNIVATVKGEANFEQETLTKVVEARAKATSMQVTPETLNDPAAFAKFQAAQGELGSALSRLMVTVERYPDLKANQGFRDLRVQLEGTENRITVARNRYIQAVQEYNVLARSFPSNLTAMVFSYAPKPNFSVQNEAQISAPPQVDFGKSK, encoded by the coding sequence ATGAAACGCTGGCTTGCCACCCTTCTTGCCGCCCTGCTCACCAGCGTCATGCTGACCGGCTGCGGCTACAACGACTTCCAGCGCCTGGACGAACAGACCAAGGCGGCCTGGAGCGAGGTGCTCAACCAGTACCAGCGGCGCGCCGACCTGGTGCCCAACATCGTGGCCACGGTCAAGGGCGAGGCCAACTTCGAGCAGGAAACCCTGACCAAGGTGGTCGAGGCGCGCGCCAAGGCCACGTCCATGCAGGTCACCCCTGAAACCCTGAACGACCCTGCGGCCTTTGCCAAATTCCAGGCCGCCCAGGGCGAGCTGGGCAGCGCGCTGAGCCGCCTCATGGTCACGGTGGAGCGCTATCCCGACCTCAAGGCCAATCAGGGCTTTCGCGACCTGCGCGTGCAGCTCGAGGGCACCGAGAACCGCATCACCGTGGCGCGCAACCGCTACATCCAGGCTGTGCAGGAGTACAACGTGCTCGCGCGCAGCTTCCCCAGCAACCTGACGGCCATGGTCTTCAGCTACGCGCCCAAGCCCAACTTCTCGGTGCAGAACGAGGCCCAGATTTCGGCCCCGCCGCAGGTGGACTTCGGCAAATCCAAGTGA
- a CDS encoding nuclear transport factor 2 family protein has translation MPPSRLQAATVGGSADDIEALFYEALQAGDIHKLMACWADEDEIVCVHPGGPRLVGTGVIRAAFETLFSHGGVRASPQRVRKVESLASAVHNVLERIEVMTPEGAREAWVIATNVYHKTAQGWRLVAHHASPGTPSEMQEVAETPPVLH, from the coding sequence ATGCCCCCATCGCGACTTCAGGCCGCCACCGTTGGCGGCAGCGCCGACGACATCGAGGCCCTGTTCTACGAGGCACTGCAGGCCGGCGACATCCACAAGCTCATGGCCTGCTGGGCCGATGAGGACGAGATCGTCTGCGTGCACCCCGGTGGCCCGCGCCTGGTGGGCACGGGGGTGATCCGTGCCGCCTTCGAAACCCTGTTCTCGCATGGCGGCGTGCGCGCCTCGCCCCAGCGCGTGCGCAAGGTCGAGTCGCTGGCCAGCGCCGTGCACAACGTGCTCGAGCGCATCGAGGTCATGACCCCCGAAGGCGCGCGCGAGGCCTGGGTGATCGCCACCAACGTCTACCACAAGACCGCGCAGGGCTGGCGCCTGGTGGCCCACCACGCGAGCCCCGGCACGCCCAGCGAGATGCAGGAGGTGGCCGAGACGCCGCCCGTGCTCCATTGA
- a CDS encoding alpha/beta fold hydrolase translates to MNYVAPWWLPGGNLQTIWPALYARRVFGPHPQYRRERWDTPDGDFIDVDFLESPPAPQGAATQVLLVLFHGLEGSSRSHYAEAFADWARERGWAYAVPHFRGCSGELNRAPRAYHSGDFEEIGWVLGRLRERHAGPLVAVGISLGGNALMRWAEELGSTAAQVASAVASVCSPIDLAAGGWAIGRGFNRQVYTRMFLKTMKPKALQKLAQHPGLFDRAALLAARDLYEFDNVFTAPLHGFKSTEDYWGRASAKPHLHQIRIPALVVNARNDPFVPAWSLPQGHEVGDHVTLWQPAHGGHVGFPQGPLPGHVRTLPDAVGGWLAQALGAGAA, encoded by the coding sequence ATGAATTACGTAGCGCCCTGGTGGCTGCCCGGCGGCAACCTTCAGACCATCTGGCCCGCGCTGTATGCGCGCCGGGTGTTTGGCCCGCATCCGCAGTACCGGCGCGAACGCTGGGACACGCCCGATGGCGACTTCATCGATGTGGACTTCCTGGAGTCCCCGCCGGCGCCGCAAGGCGCGGCCACCCAGGTGCTGCTGGTGCTGTTCCACGGCCTCGAGGGCTCCTCGCGCAGCCACTACGCCGAGGCCTTTGCCGACTGGGCGCGCGAGCGCGGCTGGGCTTACGCGGTGCCGCATTTCCGCGGCTGCAGCGGCGAGCTCAACCGGGCTCCACGGGCCTACCACTCCGGTGACTTTGAAGAGATTGGCTGGGTGCTGGGGCGCCTGCGCGAGCGCCACGCCGGGCCGCTGGTGGCCGTGGGCATCTCGCTGGGGGGCAACGCGCTGATGCGCTGGGCCGAGGAGCTGGGCAGCACGGCCGCGCAGGTGGCCTCGGCCGTGGCGTCGGTCTGCTCGCCGATCGACCTCGCGGCCGGCGGCTGGGCCATCGGGCGCGGCTTCAACCGGCAGGTCTACACCCGCATGTTCCTCAAGACCATGAAGCCCAAGGCGCTGCAGAAACTGGCGCAGCACCCGGGGCTGTTCGACCGCGCGGCGCTGCTGGCCGCGCGCGACCTCTACGAGTTCGACAACGTCTTCACCGCGCCGCTGCACGGCTTCAAGAGCACCGAGGACTACTGGGGCCGGGCCTCGGCCAAGCCGCACCTGCACCAGATCCGCATTCCCGCGCTGGTGGTCAACGCCCGCAACGACCCGTTCGTGCCGGCCTGGAGCCTGCCGCAGGGCCATGAGGTGGGCGACCATGTGACGCTGTGGCAGCCCGCGCATGGCGGCCATGTCGGCTTTCCGCAGGGGCCGCTGCCAGGCCATGTGCGCACCCTGCCCGATGCCGTGGGGGGCTGGCTCGCGCAGGCGCTGGGGGCTGGGGCGGCCTAG
- the mrdA gene encoding penicillin-binding protein 2: MTELRNVEADLSRFRARVLVASLVVVAAFILLASRLVYLQVVRHDDLDEQAESNRTTIVPVVPNRGLILDRNGIVLATNYSAYTLEITPSKLTRSLDSTIDELAQVVEIQHRDRRRFKKLLDESRSFESLPVRTRLTDEEVARFAAQRYRFPGVEIKARLFRSYPWGELASHVIGYIGRINQTEKNAMDDWSDEDQGNYRGTEYIGKLGVEQSFEKQLHGITGVEQVETSAGGRAVRKLASIPATPGNTVILSIDIKLQKLVEDMFGDRRGALVALDPKTGQVLAFVSKPTFDPNLFVEGIDVENWQMLNESLDKPLLNRALRGTYPPGSTYKPFMAMGALQSGKRSPTTIINDPGFFMFGGHRFGSPENERGGAMDMNRAIVESSNVYFYTLANEMGVEAIHDFMAPLGFGQATGIDINGEVRGVLPNQAWKRSYYKRPEQQKWYAGETISLGIGQGYNSFTMLQLAQATAILANNGIKHKPQLVIATQDSVTRERETVPANPPVDLGFKPENVAIVRKALVGVTQTGTSARVFTGAGYLSGGKTGTAQAVTIGQKDKYNAAKLAEHQRDHALYIAFAPAEDPKIALAVIVENAGFGAAHAAPIARRVFDYWLLGQYPNEEDMAAVRKGQATAPIGKPRNAAEVAWPPGSGSVAAAAVPAPVPAAPPAAAATQAIAAADARLAGR; this comes from the coding sequence ATGACGGAGCTGCGCAACGTCGAAGCCGATCTCTCGCGCTTCCGGGCGCGGGTGCTGGTGGCAAGCCTGGTGGTGGTGGCGGCCTTCATCCTGCTGGCCTCGCGGCTGGTCTACCTGCAGGTGGTGCGCCATGACGACCTGGACGAGCAGGCCGAGAGCAACCGCACCACCATCGTGCCCGTGGTGCCCAACCGCGGACTGATCCTGGACCGCAACGGCATCGTGCTGGCCACCAACTATTCGGCCTACACGCTGGAGATCACGCCCTCCAAGCTCACGCGCAGCCTGGACTCGACCATCGACGAGCTGGCCCAGGTGGTGGAGATCCAGCACCGCGACCGGCGCCGCTTCAAGAAGCTGCTGGACGAGTCGCGCAGCTTCGAGTCCCTGCCGGTGCGCACCCGCCTGACCGACGAGGAGGTGGCGCGCTTCGCCGCGCAGCGCTACCGCTTTCCGGGCGTCGAGATCAAGGCCCGGCTGTTTCGCAGCTACCCCTGGGGCGAGCTGGCCAGCCACGTGATCGGCTACATCGGCCGCATCAACCAGACCGAGAAGAACGCCATGGACGACTGGTCGGACGAAGACCAGGGCAACTACCGCGGCACCGAGTACATCGGCAAGCTCGGCGTGGAGCAGAGCTTTGAGAAGCAGCTGCACGGCATCACCGGCGTCGAGCAGGTCGAGACCTCGGCCGGCGGGCGCGCGGTGCGCAAGCTCGCCAGCATCCCGGCCACGCCGGGCAACACGGTGATCCTGTCGATCGACATCAAGCTGCAGAAGCTGGTGGAGGACATGTTCGGTGACCGGCGCGGCGCGCTGGTGGCGCTGGACCCCAAGACCGGCCAGGTGCTGGCCTTCGTGAGCAAGCCGACCTTCGACCCCAACCTGTTTGTCGAGGGCATCGACGTCGAGAACTGGCAGATGCTCAACGAGTCGCTGGACAAGCCGCTGCTGAACCGCGCCCTGCGCGGCACCTACCCGCCCGGCTCCACCTACAAGCCCTTCATGGCCATGGGCGCGCTGCAAAGCGGCAAGCGCTCGCCCACGACCATCATCAACGACCCGGGCTTCTTCATGTTCGGCGGTCACCGCTTTGGCAGCCCCGAAAACGAGCGCGGCGGCGCGATGGACATGAACCGCGCCATCGTCGAGTCGAGCAATGTGTACTTCTACACGCTGGCCAACGAGATGGGCGTGGAGGCCATACACGACTTCATGGCACCGCTGGGCTTTGGCCAGGCCACCGGCATCGACATCAATGGCGAGGTGCGCGGCGTGCTGCCCAACCAGGCCTGGAAGCGCAGCTACTACAAGCGGCCCGAGCAGCAGAAGTGGTATGCCGGCGAGACCATCTCGCTGGGCATTGGCCAGGGCTACAACAGCTTCACCATGCTGCAGCTCGCGCAGGCCACGGCGATCCTGGCCAACAACGGCATCAAGCACAAGCCGCAGCTGGTGATTGCCACGCAGGACTCGGTCACGCGCGAGCGCGAGACCGTGCCGGCCAATCCGCCGGTGGACCTGGGCTTCAAGCCCGAGAACGTGGCCATCGTGCGCAAGGCCTTGGTGGGCGTGACCCAGACGGGCACCTCGGCCCGCGTCTTCACCGGCGCGGGCTACCTGTCGGGTGGCAAGACCGGCACCGCGCAGGCCGTGACCATTGGCCAGAAGGACAAGTACAACGCCGCCAAGCTCGCGGAACACCAGCGCGACCATGCGCTGTACATCGCCTTCGCGCCGGCCGAGGACCCCAAGATCGCGCTGGCCGTGATCGTCGAGAACGCCGGCTTCGGCGCGGCCCATGCGGCGCCGATCGCGCGGCGTGTGTTTGACTACTGGCTGCTCGGCCAGTACCCCAATGAAGAAGACATGGCGGCCGTGCGCAAGGGCCAGGCCACGGCCCCCATCGGCAAGCCGCGCAATGCGGCCGAGGTGGCCTGGCCGCCGGGCTCCGGGTCGGTCGCGGCCGCCGCCGTGCCCGCCCCTGTGCCCGCCGCCCCGCCCGCCGCCGCGGCGACCCAGGCCATCGCTGCGGCGGACGCCCGGCTCGCCGGCCGCTAG
- the mreD gene encoding rod shape-determining protein MreD: MIMRPGQQLLLPANPLFIWGTLLAALLLNMLPLGRATWMPDFLVLVLVFWSVHQPQRVGIGAAFVFGLAMDVHQAALLGQHALAYTTLSYFAITIHRRLLWFSVPSQAVQVLPLFAAAHLIELAVRMLGGAPFPGLGLLLAPVIESVLWPVVSVVLLAPQRRAPDPDENRPL, encoded by the coding sequence ATGATCATGCGACCGGGCCAGCAACTGCTGCTGCCCGCCAACCCGCTGTTCATCTGGGGCACGCTGCTGGCGGCCCTGCTGCTGAACATGCTGCCGCTGGGCCGCGCGACCTGGATGCCCGACTTCCTGGTGCTGGTGCTGGTGTTCTGGAGCGTGCACCAGCCGCAGCGCGTGGGCATCGGCGCGGCCTTCGTGTTCGGGCTGGCCATGGACGTGCACCAGGCGGCCCTGCTGGGCCAGCACGCGCTGGCCTACACCACGCTGAGCTATTTCGCGATCACCATCCACCGCCGCCTGCTGTGGTTCTCGGTGCCCTCGCAGGCCGTGCAGGTGCTGCCGCTGTTCGCCGCGGCCCACCTGATCGAGCTTGCGGTGCGCATGCTGGGCGGCGCGCCGTTCCCCGGGCTGGGCCTGCTGCTGGCGCCGGTGATCGAATCGGTGCTATGGCCGGTCGTCAGCGTGGTCTTGCTGGCGCCGCAGCGCCGGGCGCCCGACCCGGACGAAAATAGGCCCTTGTGA
- the mreC gene encoding rod shape-determining protein MreC, which yields MPLGTLDRTPPPFFKQGPSALSKLMVCSALALFLMVADVRFRITQPLRAAVATALYPVQWLAMRPVLLLRDGGAYFEDLKAAQASEEAARLKLTLQAQRAGQVELLMLENARLRKLLALRDKLTTPSQAAEVLYDAADPYTRKVVIDKGLVQGVEPGSPVIDESGVLGQVTRVHPLISEVTLVIDSEQAIPVLNVRTGARSVAFGEPSHGGALELRFMAGNADVQTGDLLTTSGVDGIYPAGLPVATVDRIERRADSGFARIHCTPQAQVTATRHVMVLKPLAGQLPPRPAVEDPAPAPSRKGNKR from the coding sequence TTGCCACTGGGAACGCTCGACCGCACGCCACCGCCCTTCTTCAAGCAGGGCCCGTCCGCGCTGTCCAAGCTGATGGTCTGCAGCGCGCTGGCCCTGTTCCTGATGGTGGCCGACGTGCGCTTTCGCATCACCCAGCCGCTGCGCGCGGCGGTCGCCACGGCGCTGTACCCGGTGCAGTGGCTGGCCATGCGGCCGGTGCTGCTGCTGCGCGACGGCGGCGCTTATTTCGAAGACCTCAAGGCCGCCCAGGCCAGCGAGGAGGCGGCCCGCCTCAAGCTCACGCTGCAGGCCCAGCGCGCGGGCCAGGTCGAGCTGCTGATGCTGGAGAACGCCCGGCTGCGCAAGCTGCTGGCCCTGCGCGACAAGCTCACCACGCCCAGCCAGGCGGCCGAGGTGCTGTATGACGCGGCCGACCCCTACACCCGCAAGGTCGTCATTGACAAGGGGCTGGTCCAGGGCGTCGAGCCGGGTTCGCCGGTGATCGACGAATCGGGCGTGCTGGGCCAGGTCACGCGGGTGCACCCGCTGATCAGCGAGGTGACGCTGGTGATCGACAGCGAACAGGCCATCCCCGTGCTCAACGTGCGTACCGGCGCGCGCAGCGTGGCCTTTGGCGAGCCCTCGCATGGCGGCGCGCTCGAACTGCGCTTCATGGCCGGCAATGCCGACGTGCAGACCGGCGACCTGCTGACCACCAGCGGGGTCGATGGCATCTACCCCGCGGGCCTGCCCGTGGCCACAGTGGACCGCATCGAGCGGCGCGCCGACTCGGGCTTTGCCCGCATCCACTGCACCCCGCAGGCCCAGGTCACGGCCACCCGCCATGTGATGGTGCTCAAGCCGCTGGCGGGGCAGCTCCCGCCGCGGCCCGCCGTGGAAGACCCGGCCCCCGCCCCCAGCCGCAAGGGCAACAAGCGATGA
- a CDS encoding rod shape-determining protein — MFGAFRRYFSTDLAIDLGTANTLIFVRDRGIVLDEPSVVAIRHEGGPQGKKTIQAVGQEAKAMLGKVPGNIEAIRPMKDGVIADFTVTEQMLKQFIKMVHPRSVLRPSPRIIICVPCGSTQVERRAIRESALGAGASDVYLIEEPMAAAIGAGLPVSEASGSMVVDIGGGTTEVGVISLGGMVYKGSVRVGGDKFDEAIISYIRRNYGMLIGEPTAEAIKKNIGSAFPGSEVKEMEVKGRNLSEGVPRSFTISSNEILEALTDPLNNIVSAVKNALEQTPPELGADIAERGMMLTGGGALLRDLDRLLAEETGLPVLVAEDPLTCVVRGCGIALERMERLGSIFTSE; from the coding sequence ATGTTCGGAGCATTTCGTCGGTACTTTTCCACCGACCTGGCCATCGATCTAGGCACCGCCAACACCCTGATTTTTGTACGCGACCGCGGCATCGTTCTGGACGAGCCCTCGGTGGTCGCCATCCGTCACGAAGGCGGTCCCCAAGGCAAGAAGACCATCCAGGCCGTGGGCCAGGAAGCCAAGGCCATGCTGGGCAAGGTGCCCGGCAACATCGAGGCGATCCGCCCCATGAAGGACGGCGTGATCGCCGACTTCACCGTCACCGAGCAGATGCTCAAGCAGTTCATCAAGATGGTGCACCCGCGCTCGGTGCTGCGGCCCAGCCCGCGCATCATCATCTGCGTGCCCTGCGGCTCGACCCAGGTCGAGCGGCGCGCCATCCGCGAGTCGGCGCTGGGCGCCGGCGCCTCCGACGTGTACCTGATCGAGGAACCCATGGCCGCGGCCATTGGCGCCGGGCTGCCGGTGTCGGAGGCCTCGGGCTCGATGGTGGTGGACATTGGCGGCGGCACCACCGAGGTCGGCGTGATCTCGCTGGGCGGCATGGTCTACAAGGGCAGCGTGCGCGTGGGCGGCGACAAGTTCGACGAAGCCATCATCAGCTACATCCGCCGCAACTACGGCATGCTGATCGGCGAGCCCACGGCCGAAGCCATCAAGAAGAACATCGGCAGCGCCTTTCCGGGCAGCGAGGTCAAGGAGATGGAAGTCAAGGGCCGCAACCTGTCCGAGGGCGTGCCGCGCAGCTTCACCATCAGCTCCAACGAGATTCTTGAAGCCCTGACCGATCCGCTGAACAACATTGTCTCGGCCGTCAAGAACGCGCTGGAGCAGACCCCGCCCGAACTCGGCGCCGACATTGCCGAGCGCGGCATGATGCTGACCGGTGGCGGCGCGCTGCTGCGCGACCTGGACCGCCTGCTGGCCGAGGAAACCGGCCTGCCGGTGCTGGTGGCCGAAGACCCGCTGACCTGTGTGGTGCGAGGATGCGGCATTGCACTGGAGCGCATGGAGCGCCTGGGAAGCATCTTCACCAGCGAATGA
- the gatC gene encoding Asp-tRNA(Asn)/Glu-tRNA(Gln) amidotransferase subunit GatC, with protein sequence MALTPQDISRIANLARLELRPEESERMLTQINGFFNIVEQMRAVDTAGIEPLAHPVAAIQTVALRLRDDVASEPDQREANQRSAPAVERGLFLVPKVIE encoded by the coding sequence ATGGCTCTGACCCCCCAAGACATCAGCCGCATCGCCAATCTGGCAAGGCTGGAACTGCGCCCTGAAGAAAGCGAGCGCATGCTGACCCAAATCAATGGCTTCTTCAACATCGTGGAGCAGATGCGTGCTGTGGATACCGCGGGCATCGAGCCCCTGGCGCACCCCGTGGCGGCCATCCAGACGGTGGCTTTGCGCCTGCGCGACGACGTGGCCAGCGAGCCCGACCAGCGCGAGGCCAACCAGCGCAGCGCCCCGGCCGTCGAACGCGGCCTGTTCCTCGTGCCCAAGGTGATCGAATGA
- the gatA gene encoding Asp-tRNA(Asn)/Glu-tRNA(Gln) amidotransferase subunit GatA codes for MSDLHELTVAGLAARLKAREVSAVEAAQHFLARGRAHASLGAYLATDEAVTLAQARAVDAQMAAGTAGVLAGVPIAHKDIFVTRDFASTAGSKMLEGYRSPFDATVVRLLAQAGAVTLGKLNCDEFAMGSSNENSAFHAAKNPWDVTRIPGGSSGGSAVAVAARLAPAATGTDTGGSIRQPASFCGITGIKPTYGRASRYGMIAFASSLDQAGAMARTAEDCALLLSVMCGPDLDRDSTSLDVPAEDYSLALNAPLDGLRIGVPKEFFDDGLSADVRAAVDGALKEYEKLGAKLVPISLPRTRLSIPVYYIIAPAEASSNLSRFDGVKFGHRATQYADLNDMYRKTRAEGFGDEVKRRIMTGTYVLSHGYYDAYYLQAQKIRRMIADDFQQAFAQCDLIAGPVAPSVAWKLGGHGNDPLADYLADIFTLPASLAGLPGMSVPCGTGEGGMPVGLQLIGNYFGEAKLLNAAHRFQQATDWHQRAPQGF; via the coding sequence ATGAGCGACCTGCATGAACTGACGGTCGCCGGCCTGGCGGCCCGCTTGAAGGCGCGCGAGGTGTCGGCGGTCGAAGCCGCGCAGCATTTCCTGGCGCGCGGCCGGGCCCACGCCTCGCTGGGCGCCTACCTGGCCACCGACGAGGCCGTGACGCTGGCCCAGGCCCGCGCGGTGGATGCGCAGATGGCCGCGGGCACCGCCGGCGTCCTGGCGGGTGTGCCGATCGCGCACAAGGACATTTTTGTGACGCGTGATTTCGCCAGCACCGCGGGCTCGAAGATGCTCGAGGGCTACCGCTCGCCGTTTGACGCGACCGTGGTGCGCCTGCTCGCACAGGCCGGCGCGGTCACGCTGGGCAAGCTCAACTGCGACGAGTTCGCCATGGGTTCGTCCAACGAGAATTCAGCCTTCCACGCCGCGAAGAACCCCTGGGATGTCACGCGCATTCCGGGCGGCTCCTCGGGCGGCAGCGCGGTGGCGGTGGCGGCGCGCCTGGCGCCCGCGGCCACGGGCACCGACACCGGCGGCTCGATCCGCCAGCCGGCCTCGTTCTGCGGCATCACCGGCATCAAGCCCACCTACGGCCGCGCGTCGCGCTACGGCATGATTGCGTTTGCGTCCAGCCTGGACCAGGCCGGCGCGATGGCCCGCACCGCCGAGGACTGCGCGCTGCTGCTCAGCGTGATGTGCGGCCCCGACCTGGACCGCGACTCCACCTCGCTGGATGTGCCGGCCGAGGACTACTCGCTCGCGCTCAACGCCCCGCTGGACGGCCTGCGTATCGGTGTGCCGAAGGAGTTTTTTGACGACGGCCTGTCGGCCGATGTGCGCGCCGCGGTGGACGGCGCGCTCAAGGAATACGAGAAGCTCGGCGCGAAGCTGGTGCCGATTTCGCTGCCGCGCACCCGGCTGTCGATCCCGGTGTACTACATCATTGCGCCGGCCGAAGCCTCGAGCAACCTGAGCCGGTTTGACGGCGTGAAGTTCGGCCACCGCGCCACGCAGTACGCCGACCTCAACGACATGTACCGCAAGACGCGGGCCGAGGGTTTTGGCGACGAGGTCAAGCGCCGCATCATGACCGGCACCTACGTGCTCAGCCACGGCTACTACGACGCCTACTACCTGCAGGCGCAGAAGATCCGCCGCATGATCGCCGACGATTTCCAGCAGGCCTTTGCGCAGTGCGACCTGATCGCCGGCCCAGTGGCGCCCAGCGTGGCGTGGAAGCTTGGTGGTCATGGCAACGACCCGCTGGCCGACTACCTGGCTGACATCTTCACGCTGCCGGCCTCGCTGGCCGGCCTGCCCGGCATGAGCGTGCCCTGCGGCACCGGCGAAGGCGGCATGCCCGTGGGCCTGCAGCTGATCGGCAATTATTTTGGCGAGGCGAAGCTGCTCAACGCGGCCCACCGCTTCCAGCAGGCGACCGACTGGCACCAGCGCGCGCCGCAGGGGTTTTGA
- the gatB gene encoding Asp-tRNA(Asn)/Glu-tRNA(Gln) amidotransferase subunit GatB, whose translation MSETTLNPFEQAQAGRPTGPLVRGYEVIIGFETHAQLSTQSKIFSRAPTAFGAEPNTQACAVDLALPGTLPVMNKGAVERAIEFGLAVNATIAPHSVFARKNYFYPDLPKGYQISQFEIPVVQGGSVEFYLSDEKKSVRLVRAHLEEDAGKSLHEDFIGQSGIDLNRAGTPLLEIVTEPDMRSTAEAVAYAKELHKIVTWIGICDGNMQEGSFRCDANVSVRKPGEPLGTRREIKNLNSFKFMQQAIDYEIRWQIEELEDGRAIQQATVLFDPDTGETRAMRTKEDAADYRYFPDPDLPPLVVAPQWVERVRSQMAELPRVMAARFVADYGLPEYDATTLTQSKAMAAYFEAAARASGQPKLASNWVMGEISRRLNMEDLAIDAAPVTPAQLGALIVRIADNTVSNSAARQVFEALWTGEGGDVDTVIEAKGLKQMNDTGALEKIIDEVIAANPDNVAQFKAGKDKAFNALVGQAMKASKGKGNPQQVNELLRKKLQ comes from the coding sequence ATGAGCGAGACGACCTTGAACCCGTTTGAACAGGCCCAGGCGGGCCGGCCCACCGGCCCGCTGGTGCGGGGCTATGAAGTCATCATCGGCTTCGAGACCCATGCCCAGCTGTCCACGCAAAGCAAGATCTTCAGCCGCGCGCCCACGGCGTTTGGCGCCGAGCCCAACACCCAGGCCTGCGCGGTGGACCTGGCGCTGCCCGGCACGCTGCCCGTGATGAACAAGGGCGCGGTCGAGCGCGCCATCGAGTTCGGCCTGGCGGTCAACGCCACCATCGCGCCGCACAGCGTGTTCGCGCGCAAGAACTACTTCTACCCCGACCTGCCCAAGGGCTACCAGATCAGCCAGTTCGAGATTCCGGTGGTGCAGGGCGGCAGCGTGGAGTTCTATCTTTCTGACGAAAAGAAAAGCGTGCGCCTGGTGCGCGCCCACCTCGAGGAAGACGCGGGCAAGTCGCTGCATGAAGACTTCATTGGCCAAAGCGGCATCGACCTGAACCGCGCCGGCACGCCGCTGCTGGAGATCGTCACCGAGCCCGACATGCGCTCCACCGCCGAGGCCGTGGCCTACGCGAAGGAGCTGCACAAGATCGTGACCTGGATCGGCATCTGCGACGGCAACATGCAGGAAGGTTCGTTCCGCTGCGACGCCAACGTCTCGGTGCGCAAGCCCGGTGAGCCGCTGGGCACGCGGCGCGAGATCAAGAACCTCAACAGCTTCAAGTTCATGCAGCAGGCGATCGACTACGAGATCCGCTGGCAGATCGAGGAGCTCGAGGACGGCCGCGCGATCCAGCAGGCCACCGTGCTGTTCGACCCCGACACCGGCGAGACCCGCGCCATGCGCACCAAGGAGGACGCGGCCGATTACCGCTACTTCCCCGACCCCGACCTGCCGCCGCTGGTGGTGGCGCCGCAGTGGGTGGAGCGCGTGCGCTCGCAGATGGCCGAGCTGCCGCGCGTGATGGCCGCGCGCTTCGTGGCCGACTACGGCCTGCCCGAGTACGACGCGACCACGCTCACGCAGAGCAAGGCCATGGCCGCGTACTTCGAGGCCGCGGCCAGGGCCAGTGGCCAGCCCAAGCTGGCCAGCAACTGGGTCATGGGCGAGATCTCGCGCCGGCTCAACATGGAGGACCTGGCCATCGACGCTGCACCGGTCACGCCCGCGCAACTCGGCGCGCTGATCGTGCGCATTGCAGACAACACGGTGTCCAACAGCGCGGCACGCCAGGTCTTCGAGGCGCTGTGGACGGGCGAAGGCGGCGATGTGGACACCGTGATCGAGGCCAAGGGCCTCAAGCAGATGAACGACACCGGCGCGCTGGAAAAGATCATCGACGAGGTGATTGCCGCCAATCCCGACAACGTGGCCCAGTTCAAGGCCGGCAAGGACAAGGCCTTCAATGCGCTGGTGGGTCAGGCCATGAAGGCCAGCAAGGGCAAGGGCAACCCGCAGCAGGTCAACGAGCTGCTGCGCAAGAAACTGCAGTGA
- a CDS encoding DUF4124 domain-containing protein, producing the protein MIVDGLKSLMLGGLLSGIATHSLAQQPGIYTCVDAQGRRLTSDRPIAACNDRVQKELNPSGTVKRLVGPTLTAEERAAKEEAARKEAEERNRQADERRRERALLARYPDRAAHDKERSVAIEQIDEVIKSADKRTAELLEQRRKLNAEADFYKRDPSKIPATLKRQIEENDHQQAAQKRFIANQEDEKKRVHTRFDDELDQLRRMWALRGQVSERKYP; encoded by the coding sequence ATGATTGTGGATGGATTGAAATCACTGATGCTGGGGGGCTTGCTCTCGGGCATTGCGACGCATTCCCTCGCACAACAACCGGGCATCTACACCTGCGTGGACGCGCAGGGCCGGCGCCTGACCTCAGACCGCCCGATCGCGGCCTGCAACGACCGCGTGCAGAAAGAGCTCAACCCCAGCGGCACGGTCAAGCGCCTGGTGGGGCCCACCCTGACGGCCGAAGAGCGTGCCGCCAAGGAAGAGGCCGCGCGCAAGGAGGCCGAGGAGCGCAACCGCCAGGCCGACGAACGCCGGCGCGAGCGAGCGCTGCTGGCGCGCTACCCCGACCGCGCCGCGCACGACAAGGAGCGCAGCGTCGCGATCGAGCAGATCGACGAGGTGATCAAGAGCGCCGACAAGCGCACGGCCGAACTGCTGGAGCAGCGCCGCAAGCTCAACGCCGAGGCTGATTTCTACAAGCGCGACCCGAGCAAGATCCCGGCCACGCTGAAGCGCCAGATCGAGGAAAACGACCATCAACAGGCCGCCCAGAAGCGCTTCATCGCCAACCAGGAAGACGAGAAGAAGCGCGTGCACACGCGCTTTGACGACGAACTCGACCAGTTGCGCCGCATGTGGGCCCTGCGCGGCCAGGTTTCGGAAAGAAAGTACCCGTAG